A window of Terriglobia bacterium genomic DNA:
GCGACGGTGGAGAGTTGTCTCGACGACGCCTCCGTCCGACCCGGGCAAGCCGGCGCCGATTCCATGTTTCGAGGGGGCGCCCTGCTCATTCCCACCGCGTCGAGCGAAATTCTTTCCCGGCTCGACACACCCTCATTCGATCTGCTTTTCGGTCCCCGGGAAGCAAGCGCCATCCTGCGCACCCCCATGCCCAGCGACGTCGAGTTGCCCGGACTGTCCATCAATCGCGCTCGCACGGCGCGCATCGTCGGCCGCTCCGGCGACGACGCTCCCCTGGGAACCAACGTCCATCGCGGATTGCACCTTCCCGTGTGTCTCGATGGGCCGATGCGGTTTCGCCACACCTACGTAGTGGGCCAGACGGGAACCGGCAAGTCCACCTTTCTGCTCCATATGATCCTCCATGACATCGTAAACGGCCGGGGGGTTGCCGTGCTGGATGCCCATGGAACGCTCATCGAACAGATCCTGCTTCACTATCCTCCCGAGCGCAGAGACGACCTCATTGTCGTGGACGTGACGGACATCGAGTGCCCCATCGGATTCAATGTTTTGCGTATCGAGGAAGAGGACCCACTCGAATACCGGTTGGCTCGTGATCTGGTGATTGACGATCTTTACTCTTACATCGATCGAACTTATGACCTTAAACATGTGGGCGGCCCCTTGTTCGAGACGCATTTCAGAGGGATGCTGGGTTTGTTGCTCGGGTTGGAGAAACAGGCGCCACCGCTCATTCCCAACCTGATGATCTTCCGACTGCTTTACACCAATAGCCGTCTCCGTAGAACTCTGGTGGAGCGGATAAGAAACAAGGACCTGATGTTGGATGATTTTATTGAAGAAGCCATTGAGGTGACTGGAGAGGGATCCCTGAAGAACATGTCCCCGTATGTCACTAGCAAGTTCAGCCGTTTTGTTTCTGACCTGACATTGCGCAATATGACCTGCCAAAACTTGACTCTGGATTTCGACGAGGTCGTCAAGGGAGGGAAGGTACTCTTATTCTATTTGGGCAAAGGGCACTTCGGCGATTATGCGGCAGGCCTTCTGGCGAGCCAGATCATCTCTCGAATCCGCTATGTCGTGATGAAGCGTGGCGCCCGGCAGGACGCCCGCCCATTCTACCTTTACGCGGATGAATTCCAGCTCTTTGCGGATGACCGATTTACGGAGTTGTTGGCCGAGGCCCGCAAATTCAAGCTTTCACTGACCCTGGCCCACCAGTACGCGACACAAATACCAGAGAAGGTTTTGCAGGGCGTCTTGGGAAATGTCGGAACCACCGTGGTCTTTCGCGTCGGGGCGGTGGACGGCGAATTTTTCGAGCCCCTGTTCAAGCCGAGCTTCAACCAGAGAGACCTCTCTTCGCTCCCCAATTTCAGGGCCTGCGTGCGGAGTTTCGGATCTTTGGGGCATGCCCCTTTCAGCGTGGAAACGGGTTCACCTCTGACGGGAGGAAACCCAGACCAGGTTGATGCTCTGAGGCAGCGCTCGCGCGAGAAATACGGACGCGCCCGCGAGGTGGTCGAAAAGGAGATTGAACTGACGTATGAGGCTTACAAGAAAATGGATAAGGAAACGTCAGCCTTAATGGAAGCCCTTGGCGCGGACAAAGGTGTGCCGGAATAGAAAGAGGTGCTTTGGGTTCGTCAGAAGTCTGTGAGCAGCGTTTCCCGCAAGGGTGTGGGGGCTCTGTCGAAAAATTTCCAGTTTATTTAGGACGGGGTTCAATAATTCTTATGAGTACATTAGAATCGCCATTAAGGAATTTGGAGCCTGTGGGGGCGAACGATTCACATCCTATAGCCTTCACCCTCGCAAAATACCGGTTCACCTTCAGGCCGATGGGCGTGATGCACTTGCCCCCTTACAAGGGCGCGACGTTGCGTGGGGGTTTCGGATACGCCTTCAAAGACCTGGTTTGTATCAAGCCCGACCGTCACTGTGAAACCTGCCTGATTCAGGACCACTGCCGTTACTTTCAGATTTTCGAAACCCCGGTGCCCAAGGGCGCCACGATGATGCGCAAATACCCGCGCGCCCCCCACCCTTTCGTGTTGACTCCGCCATTGGATGAACGTACGGAGTTTTCCGAAAAGGAGGAACTCTCCTTTGAATTGGTGCTAATCGGACGCGCGGTCGATTATCTTCCCTATTTCATCTACACATTCGAAGAACTCGGCCGCCGCGGCATCGGCCGCGAGCACAGCAAATTCGTCCTACTTCGTGTCGAATCCTTTTCCGCAATTTCTCCGGGTGTCAATGGCTCTAGCACCTCACAGTGGAGTCCCGTCTACAGCAACATAACCAAGAAACTGAGCAACCAAGACATCGCCACGATCTCATTCTCTGATATTCAGAATTCATCGCTCATCGTTCACCGTTCACTTCAGTTTACACGACTTACCCTTCATTTTCTTACCCCTGTTCGTATCACGACGAATGAAAGACTCGATCATGATCTTGCCTTCATCAATTTTATGAAAGCACTTCTTCGCCGCATCCAGCTCTTGCAATACTTCCACTGCGATTCATTTGGAAGTCAATCCAGCAGAGGCGACCGGATCACAGAGGCCTGTCCTGGCTCGACCGGTGCGTGTTCTGAGGAGGATCCTGGTGGCTCTCTCACGCTGGCAGAAGTTCGTCGCCTTCTCAAGCTTTCAGAGTCAGTCGAGATTCATAAGTCCAATATGAGGTTCAAAGACTTGACACGCTTCTCCACACGACAAAAACGCTCCACCTCGATCAGCGGCTTTACTGGGGCGATAACCTATGGATTTCCGACGAATGAACTGTTGCGAGATTTCCTCTTTTATCTTCAACTTGGATCCCTAATTCATGCAGGCAAGCACACAAGTTTCGGACTGGGGAAATATGAATTGAAGCTCGGCCTTTGAAGAATATTGCCTTTTTGGGTAATCGCGTGGTTGATGGAAGTTAGCACAAAGCGAACAGGAATTCACGGCTGAACGCGGATTGTGAGCAAGGTCGCACTTTATTTCAGAGGCAGGAAGGTTTTTGGATTCCGCAAATTATTGGAGGCGAAACCGCTTGAATCAACAATTCCTTTGTGAGCATTTGATTCTGCTCATAGGTGGCAATCCAGTTCCAAACGCCGTCGCAGGAAGTCTGCTTGCCACGCGACAGGGAACTATTACGCTGGTGCACTCCTGCGGTCCTGGAGGCACTGGGGACGTTGCGCAGCGACTGCGGTCCTGGTTGATGGATCAGAATTCTGGAACCACAGTGGAATTAACAGAAGTCAATGAGTCCAGCGCCACTTCGATCTGTGCGAGCGTGCGCTCTCGTCTGGAAGCCGTCAGTGCCGCTAGCGTTGGGCTGAATTACACGGACGGCACCAAAGCCATGTCGGCTCATGCTTATCGCGCTGTGGAGATGTGGGCGGAAGAAGATAAGGACATCAGCCCCATCTTCAGCTATCTGGACGCGAGGACGCTGCAGATGATGTTCGAGTCTGACGCTTTTGGCGGATTGACACGGTGCGAGCGTGTGGGGCGGTCCATTCAGGTGAAGCTACATGACCTGATAAAGTTGCATGGGTGGTCGTTGATTCATGAACCGACGCGCGTTCCAGTTTTGTCTGCCACGGCTGGCGCAATTGCAAAGACATGCAGTGCCCCTGGGGGAATCGAGGAGTGGTCACGGTGGGTACACAAGGAAATTCGATTGAAATGCCGCCACACCAACCCAGCGTTGGATGACTTGGTCACGGACAGGAAACAGGAGATCGAGCATTCTGCGCTGCAGGTCTGCCCGGTGCGACCGAGGAAGGATGAGGGTTGGAAAGACAACGAGGCGCTTCGATCAGTTTTGCTGCAACTGCCCCGCGCCGGAGCTCTTGCCGGCGTAATCACAACTCTCAGGTCCGAACCCGGGGTGGCGAGCGGTTCGGGCCTCAACTTGTCATACGATATTTTCGGCAAGGACCCAAGACGCTTCTGTGAATGGCTGTATGGGAAATGGCTTGAGCATCACGTGCTCGATGTTCTTCGAACGCTCGCTGGCGTCCTCGAATTCCACGAGTGCGGACAGAACGTGGAAGCAACCGGCGTTCAATTTGATCTCGACGTCATCGCCATGCGTGGTTACCAACTATTTGCCATTTCCTGTTCGACCGATAGCAAGAAGAGGTTGCTGAAGTTGAAGTTGTTTGAAGCTGATGTCCGCGCGCGGCAACTCGGCGGCGACGAGGCCCGGGTTGCCCTTGTGTGTTGCGCGGCGGAGCCTCACCAAATCGAGCGCGAGATGCAAAGAGACTTGGGCGTGAAAGGCCGCATCTGCGTCTTCGGGCGCGAACATCTTGCGAATTTATCTGAGCACCTCAAACACTGGATTAAAACGCAGAGCCGGGAGGACTGACCATGCAACTTGTCATCGTGGACACAGCACAAATTCAATCATACGTATTCGGCAGCAACCGTCTGCGCGAGAATGTCGGCGGCTCGCACCTCGTGGCTATGGCAACCAGGGAATGGGCATTGGAAGCCGCACGGGAAGCCGCGCCAAAGAATAACATCAAAACGAGAAGCGATGAACTGGACCCCTCGGTGCAAATCGATTCAGACCCGAACGTTCAAGCGGAAGTCGTATACACGGGTGGGGGCAATT
This region includes:
- the cas6 gene encoding CRISPR system precrRNA processing endoribonuclease RAMP protein Cas6 — its product is MGSSEVCEQRFPQGCGGSVEKFPVYLGRGSIILMSTLESPLRNLEPVGANDSHPIAFTLAKYRFTFRPMGVMHLPPYKGATLRGGFGYAFKDLVCIKPDRHCETCLIQDHCRYFQIFETPVPKGATMMRKYPRAPHPFVLTPPLDERTEFSEKEELSFELVLIGRAVDYLPYFIYTFEELGRRGIGREHSKFVLLRVESFSAISPGVNGSSTSQWSPVYSNITKKLSNQDIATISFSDIQNSSLIVHRSLQFTRLTLHFLTPVRITTNERLDHDLAFINFMKALLRRIQLLQYFHCDSFGSQSSRGDRITEACPGSTGACSEEDPGGSLTLAEVRRLLKLSESVEIHKSNMRFKDLTRFSTRQKRSTSISGFTGAITYGFPTNELLRDFLFYLQLGSLIHAGKHTSFGLGKYELKLGL
- a CDS encoding DUF87 domain-containing protein; protein product: MSRVLSAELFREYAGLSQTSDGSASGLATQCHNRWIDLADSLAALPEPAELVVVIGSRPDATDESAGVSVSFLSLGRGSSTAEAGANCAHARLNLWTLLETILDYAELEPIAEKEPLEGAINHLHESHVIEVRRRFEEVRVSHGVFVGAPVGFEGKRCQPESDEKECSSELQFTHLYPWVPSDDPWRRLLEALSDDPASAALVIHFRGWSQVPEDCREMASRALVVAERIAAFDVEDRTETVPQLQAEALQHEALRRLSILEGRVLAARVFITASRPPSSALVATVESCLDDASVRPGQAGADSMFRGGALLIPTASSEILSRLDTPSFDLLFGPREASAILRTPMPSDVELPGLSINRARTARIVGRSGDDAPLGTNVHRGLHLPVCLDGPMRFRHTYVVGQTGTGKSTFLLHMILHDIVNGRGVAVLDAHGTLIEQILLHYPPERRDDLIVVDVTDIECPIGFNVLRIEEEDPLEYRLARDLVIDDLYSYIDRTYDLKHVGGPLFETHFRGMLGLLLGLEKQAPPLIPNLMIFRLLYTNSRLRRTLVERIRNKDLMLDDFIEEAIEVTGEGSLKNMSPYVTSKFSRFVSDLTLRNMTCQNLTLDFDEVVKGGKVLLFYLGKGHFGDYAAGLLASQIISRIRYVVMKRGARQDARPFYLYADEFQLFADDRFTELLAEARKFKLSLTLAHQYATQIPEKVLQGVLGNVGTTVVFRVGAVDGEFFEPLFKPSFNQRDLSSLPNFRACVRSFGSLGHAPFSVETGSPLTGGNPDQVDALRQRSREKYGRAREVVEKEIELTYEAYKKMDKETSALMEALGADKGVPE
- a CDS encoding DUF1887 family protein — protein: MNQQFLCEHLILLIGGNPVPNAVAGSLLATRQGTITLVHSCGPGGTGDVAQRLRSWLMDQNSGTTVELTEVNESSATSICASVRSRLEAVSAASVGLNYTDGTKAMSAHAYRAVEMWAEEDKDISPIFSYLDARTLQMMFESDAFGGLTRCERVGRSIQVKLHDLIKLHGWSLIHEPTRVPVLSATAGAIAKTCSAPGGIEEWSRWVHKEIRLKCRHTNPALDDLVTDRKQEIEHSALQVCPVRPRKDEGWKDNEALRSVLLQLPRAGALAGVITTLRSEPGVASGSGLNLSYDIFGKDPRRFCEWLYGKWLEHHVLDVLRTLAGVLEFHECGQNVEATGVQFDLDVIAMRGYQLFAISCSTDSKKRLLKLKLFEADVRARQLGGDEARVALVCCAAEPHQIEREMQRDLGVKGRICVFGREHLANLSEHLKHWIKTQSRED